ACCGCTATCCACCCATCAGTCTTGTGTTTCGCTCAAGCCTCATCGAACAGGTAGGGACGTATAATGAGCTCCTCCCCGTCCTTGGCGACTGGGACTTCAACCTACGGGTCCTTTCGGTCTCAGACATAGCGACGATCGATGAGCAACTCGCGAACTACCATCACCGAGTGTCCCGCTCAGCGGAGAGCGATGTTTACGGAAATACCGTCACCGAGGGAAACAAGCGCCACGCCCATTTTTCAACGCTTTACACCAACCATCTGGTTCGCCAACTGATCCAGCAGGACAGTTCCCATATCGGGCTCATCCGGGCGCTCCAGAACCACACGCAGTCGCGCGCCCAACAGCTGCACAAGCATCTCGATAACATGTGGGATCATTTCGATGACCGGCATGAAGCGAGTGCCACAAGCGACGAGATTAAGGACGTCCACAAGCATCTTGATACGATGTGGGACCACTTCAACGGGCTCCACCAATCAAGAGCCGCGAGCGAGGAACTCCAGGAAATCGATCGGGTTTGGTTGCTTTGCCACCTCGTCGGGCGCAGGCCGGCATTGAACAAACCTCCACTGCATCCAGCCAAATCCGATCTCTCAGACCTACAGATGCCTTCCCTCGCACGAATGCTTCAAAAGCTGCACCGGAAGCTCAACATCAAGGTTCACCCGACATTCGACGAGACAGCTTATCTCTCTGGGAATGAAGATGTCCGCGATGCGGTGGAGAAGGGCGCGTTCGCATCTGGCTATATCCACTATCTGTGCTTCGGTCTGCTTGAGGGGCGAGACCGAGCGAGCAAACGCTGAACCAGCGCCCGAGGACCCAGATACAGAGTATTCCACGTCCCTCGAACGCAAATAGCGGCCATGAAAATCGTGGGCCTTGTGG
The Pseudomonadota bacterium genome window above contains:
- a CDS encoding glycosyltransferase family 2 protein, whose translation is MTQFFDRHPASHYRTTGEQSVAVITRTKDRPLLLSRALESVLNQTHTDWHLFLVNDGGDRTQVDEIVQRYTTAFKDRLTVIHHETSKGMEAASNAGLAQSKQAYFSIHDDDDSWQPEFLERAVGFLNSKPGHFYSAVATNCHVIKEDIRDGGVIELAREPWEFFSENADLGDMIFTNRYPPISLVFRSSLIEQVGTYNELLPVLGDWDFNLRVLSVSDIATIDEQLANYHHRVSRSAESDVYGNTVTEGNKRHAHFSTLYTNHLVRQLIQQDSSHIGLIRALQNHTQSRAQQLHKHLDNMWDHFDDRHEASATSDEIKDVHKHLDTMWDHFNGLHQSRAASEELQEIDRVWLLCHLVGRRPALNKPPLHPAKSDLSDLQMPSLARMLQKLHRKLNIKVHPTFDETAYLSGNEDVRDAVEKGAFASGYIHYLCFGLLEGRDRASKR